One window of Thermodesulfovibrio aggregans genomic DNA carries:
- a CDS encoding heavy-metal-associated domain-containing protein yields the protein MKEIKIFIEGMSCEHCVRRVSQALEKADVTEADVKIGEATIVFDENKTNLERIKKAIEDAGYKLRD from the coding sequence ATGAAGGAAATTAAAATTTTTATTGAAGGTATGAGCTGTGAACACTGTGTTAGAAGAGTTTCTCAGGCTCTTGAAAAAGCTGATGTAACAGAAGCAGATGTAAAAATCGGAGAGGCTACTATTGTGTTTGATGAAAATAAAACAAATCTTGAAAGAATAAAAAAAGCCATTGAAGATGCGGGGTATAAACTTAGAGATTAA